A region of Catenibacterium mitsuokai DNA encodes the following proteins:
- a CDS encoding SpaA isopeptide-forming pilin-related protein, producing MKILKRISAAILSLLMIVGITTQSMNIVNAASYQMQYYGKTTAYGSTVGNFAIDGRKAWCLEHNKTTPPSQTMSGDFYTSTEPKYANIRKIMYYGWFGYQMWEGMNGLTDAQKNVIMSKALSHAYSGTSLNKGKVAEFYNYATAQPDPLNQNNLMFSKNDLYTYYDKNAKVQKSESVKLNGPSGYHFTLNTGTKSVLVINESRNQSGETVDIYGGDTIHLEADASYTGTIQSGKKSGGFTFAPLIVSNGKSENQRIGTWYAIAPVQSTYLNATFHAVIGSLKLRKTDMGGKLLDGAIFHVSGHDYEKDVTVTKGEIVLNNLLIGDYTVTEKGAPHGYLLNTSTYSTTIKAGDTSVITITDEAPTGQITIKKSDTTGIVQGEASLEGAEYTVYDLNKKEVGKIITNQEGDGRLDNLPLGTYTVKETKAPVGYNLDWNTYTVDLTYKDQTSSIILGHVDSKDMAKIGSIEIEKTDTDSKPLKGGEFGIYANADMYIGATLYKKGQLVMSIKTDENGIASSDILPYGSYYVKELKAPSTEDGNKENFVLSDETQHVKITGYSDARMLIVATPVAFIDKKVYVTKTDITGSKEIKGAQLQVTDLNGEIMDSWVSDGQPHSIKGLIEGHDYILTETSAPDGYVKAQSIKFTVSKEKKDETIVMKDTQVKVSKTDVSGKKELEGAKLEVRNEFNQVVDSWTSTKDPHFVNGLEEGKTYTLIETAAPDGYIKAESITFTLTHKENMNVTMKDAQMKVSKVDEETGEDVLGAEFSVFDKQGNLVD from the coding sequence ATGAAGATTTTAAAAAGAATAAGTGCAGCGATATTATCTCTATTGATGATAGTTGGAATCACTACACAAAGTATGAATATCGTCAATGCAGCATCATACCAAATGCAGTATTATGGAAAGACAACAGCCTATGGCAGTACAGTGGGGAACTTTGCGATTGATGGAAGAAAAGCCTGGTGTCTAGAACACAATAAGACTACACCGCCATCTCAAACAATGTCAGGTGACTTTTATACAAGTACAGAACCTAAATATGCGAATATTCGTAAGATTATGTATTATGGATGGTTTGGTTATCAGATGTGGGAAGGCATGAATGGTCTTACAGATGCACAGAAGAATGTTATTATGTCAAAAGCATTGTCTCATGCTTATTCAGGCACATCACTTAATAAAGGCAAGGTGGCTGAGTTTTATAATTATGCCACTGCACAGCCTGATCCATTAAATCAGAATAACCTGATGTTCAGTAAGAATGATTTATATACTTATTATGACAAGAACGCAAAGGTTCAGAAATCTGAATCAGTAAAACTAAATGGTCCAAGTGGATATCATTTCACACTTAATACTGGGACAAAGAGTGTTTTAGTCATCAATGAATCAAGAAATCAATCAGGCGAAACAGTTGATATCTATGGTGGAGATACAATTCATTTAGAAGCGGATGCTTCATATACAGGGACAATTCAGTCTGGTAAGAAATCAGGTGGATTCACTTTTGCGCCATTAATTGTTTCTAATGGAAAGAGTGAAAATCAACGTATTGGTACATGGTATGCCATTGCTCCAGTTCAGTCTACTTATTTAAATGCGACATTTCATGCAGTAATTGGCAGTTTGAAACTTAGAAAGACAGATATGGGTGGAAAACTTTTAGATGGTGCCATCTTTCATGTGTCAGGTCATGATTATGAGAAAGACGTCACAGTCACAAAGGGGGAAATAGTGCTCAATAATTTGCTTATTGGTGATTATACAGTGACTGAAAAAGGTGCACCTCATGGTTATTTACTCAATACTTCAACATACAGTACAACAATCAAAGCAGGAGATACATCAGTGATTACAATTACTGATGAAGCCCCTACAGGACAAATTACAATTAAGAAGTCAGATACAACAGGTATCGTACAAGGAGAAGCGTCATTAGAAGGCGCAGAATATACTGTTTATGATTTAAATAAGAAAGAAGTCGGAAAAATCATTACTAATCAAGAAGGCGATGGTCGTTTGGATAATCTACCACTAGGTACTTATACAGTTAAAGAAACAAAAGCACCTGTTGGTTATAATTTAGATTGGAATACTTATACAGTGGATTTAACATACAAGGACCAGACATCTTCTATTATTCTAGGGCATGTTGATTCTAAGGATATGGCAAAGATAGGAAGTATTGAAATAGAAAAGACAGATACAGATTCAAAGCCATTAAAGGGTGGAGAGTTTGGAATCTATGCGAATGCTGATATGTATATAGGTGCTACACTTTATAAGAAGGGGCAGCTTGTTATGTCTATCAAGACAGATGAGAATGGTATTGCGTCATCTGATATACTTCCTTATGGTTCATATTATGTAAAAGAGTTAAAGGCACCAAGCACAGAAGATGGAAACAAAGAGAACTTTGTATTATCTGATGAAACACAGCATGTCAAGATTACTGGTTATAGTGATGCACGTATGCTGATTGTGGCAACACCTGTTGCTTTTATTGATAAGAAAGTATATGTGACTAAGACAGATATCACAGGTTCAAAAGAAATCAAAGGGGCTCAGCTTCAGGTAACTGATTTAAATGGAGAAATCATGGATTCTTGGGTTTCTGATGGACAGCCTCACTCTATTAAAGGATTAATCGAAGGACATGATTATATTCTTACTGAAACAAGTGCACCTGATGGCTATGTTAAAGCGCAATCTATAAAGTTTACTGTTTCTAAAGAGAAGAAGGATGAAACAATTGTTATGAAAGATACACAAGTAAAAGTATCAAAGACAGATGTTTCAGGTAAAAAAGAATTAGAAGGCGCAAAGCTTGAAGTAAGAAATGAATTCAATCAAGTGGTCGATTCTTGGACTTCCACAAAAGATCCTCATTTTGTCAATGGTTTAGAAGAAGGCAAGACTTATACTTTAATTGAAACAGCTGCACCTGATGGATATATCAAAGCAGAATCAATCACATTTACTCTCACTCATAAGGAAAACATGAATGTGACAATGAAGGATGCTCAGATGAAAGTTTCTAAAGTTGATGAAGAGACAGGTGAAGATGTATTGGGTGCAGAGTTTTCTGTTTTTGATAAGCAAGGAAATCTAGTGGATTAA
- a CDS encoding prealbumin-like fold domain-containing protein, which translates to MNKLDAKTKQLIKDKNFEFTLYTDPECTKSLTSISSHDGIATFKSLRFGTYYIKETKAPLGYYLSQEVKKVVLDENVEGDTYTFDYMNTPIEIIHTGDSTQIMIIVILCILSLISIVLLLRKKKIE; encoded by the coding sequence GTGAATAAATTAGATGCGAAGACAAAACAGCTTATTAAAGACAAAAACTTTGAATTCACATTATATACTGATCCTGAATGTACAAAGAGTCTTACCTCTATTTCTTCTCATGACGGTATCGCTACATTCAAGTCTTTAAGATTTGGAACTTATTATATCAAGGAAACAAAAGCCCCTCTTGGCTACTATCTATCTCAGGAAGTCAAGAAGGTTGTTTTAGATGAAAATGTAGAAGGAGATACTTATACATTTGATTATATGAATACACCGATAGAAATCATTCATACAGGCGATTCAACACAGATAATGATCATTGTAATTCTATGTATCTTATCTTTGATTTCTATTGTATTACTTCTTAGAAAGAAGAAAATTGAATAG
- a CDS encoding IS110 family RNA-guided transposase produces the protein MKIVRPICCGMDVHKNIIVATIGITNKKTRITEYIQETFSTLNPDLLNLKQWLINHKCFDACMESTGKYWIPIFNILEDEINIYLTHPKYVKAIKGKKTDKKDSKWICDLFKHDLIKFSFIPPKEIRALREISRYRYKLVGMRSSERNRYQNCMTVSNIGIGSVFSDPFGKSAQAIMKEVLESDIIEDEKILKCIHRSCKNKDKILDSIKHCNIETDQRFKMNESMTHMEELQVHIDNCEIEMMKRAAPMFDQFMHITQLPGISTLSAILIISEIGVDMKQFESDKQLTCWAGLAPANNESANKKKSVRISKAGQYLKPLLVQCALGAIKDKDGYFGIKYSRIKKRRGHKKAIIAIARMMLVSIYHMILTGETFNPSDYESFKNPKPPIKQQVLTEESAIEFLKKSGFDVSKLTKP, from the coding sequence ATGAAGATTGTTAGACCAATCTGCTGTGGCATGGATGTTCACAAGAATATCATTGTGGCTACAATCGGTATTACTAATAAGAAAACTCGTATTACCGAATACATCCAAGAAACGTTTTCAACTTTAAACCCTGATTTACTGAATCTTAAACAGTGGCTCATTAATCACAAATGCTTTGATGCATGCATGGAATCTACTGGTAAATATTGGATTCCAATTTTTAACATCTTAGAAGATGAAATCAATATTTACTTAACTCATCCAAAATATGTCAAAGCAATTAAAGGAAAGAAAACTGACAAGAAAGATTCAAAATGGATCTGTGATTTATTTAAACATGATCTAATCAAATTTTCTTTTATACCACCCAAAGAAATAAGAGCTTTACGAGAAATATCTCGCTATCGCTATAAATTGGTTGGGATGCGTTCCTCTGAACGTAATCGATATCAGAACTGTATGACAGTTTCCAATATCGGTATTGGTTCTGTATTTTCAGATCCGTTTGGAAAGTCTGCACAAGCAATCATGAAAGAAGTACTTGAGTCAGATATCATTGAAGATGAGAAAATTTTGAAATGTATCCATAGATCGTGTAAAAATAAAGATAAGATTCTAGATTCCATTAAACACTGCAATATTGAAACTGATCAAAGGTTTAAAATGAATGAGTCAATGACTCATATGGAAGAATTACAAGTCCATATTGATAACTGTGAAATCGAAATGATGAAACGTGCAGCACCAATGTTCGATCAATTCATGCACATCACCCAACTACCAGGTATCAGCACTTTATCTGCAATCCTCATTATTTCAGAAATCGGAGTAGATATGAAACAATTCGAATCAGATAAACAGCTAACCTGTTGGGCTGGATTAGCACCTGCAAACAACGAAAGTGCTAACAAGAAAAAATCAGTTCGTATTTCTAAAGCAGGTCAATATTTAAAACCTTTATTAGTTCAGTGCGCTCTTGGAGCAATCAAAGATAAGGATGGCTATTTTGGAATTAAGTATTCTCGTATCAAAAAGAGACGAGGTCACAAGAAAGCCATTATCGCAATTGCAAGAATGATGCTTGTCAGTATATACCATATGATTCTTACTGGAGAGACATTTAATCCTTCAGATTATGAATCATTTAAAAATCCTAAGCCACCTATAAAGCAACAAGTTTTAACAGAAGAATCAGCAATTGAGTTTCTTAAGAAATCAGGTTTTGACGTTTCTAAATTAACTAAACCATAA
- a CDS encoding Cof-type HAD-IIB family hydrolase: MKMVFCDIDGTLYRDNKQISPLNKEALMRFRDAGGKVVYCTGRHILEMGMILEKDGYPFDYLVLNNGGAILDGNKDTLYEKHIEASVGLDILQWGVDANMFVHMCDGKKSYGCFNHQSFAHSDQGDIPIPDDYMTLMKKSPSFQIISLNQENRQTDQIDMIKKRIEEKYGSYVECHPNLHFLDVVPNNCSKGTGVNYLKENTNATTYTIGDSWNDLSMIEAGDHGCTFDYAHDAIQKKADHVYSYVYEMIDDILGGKI; encoded by the coding sequence ATGAAAATGGTATTTTGTGATATAGATGGGACTCTTTATCGTGATAACAAACAAATATCACCATTAAATAAAGAAGCTCTGATGCGTTTTCGTGATGCAGGTGGCAAGGTTGTCTATTGCACAGGACGTCATATTCTAGAAATGGGAATGATTCTTGAAAAAGACGGTTATCCTTTTGATTATCTAGTATTAAACAATGGTGGGGCTATACTAGACGGCAATAAGGATACTCTTTATGAAAAACATATAGAAGCATCAGTTGGACTTGATATTCTACAATGGGGTGTAGATGCGAACATGTTTGTCCATATGTGTGATGGAAAGAAGAGTTATGGCTGTTTTAATCATCAATCCTTTGCACATAGTGACCAGGGAGATATACCTATTCCTGATGACTATATGACTCTAATGAAGAAAAGTCCTTCATTCCAGATTATCAGCTTGAATCAGGAAAATAGGCAGACAGACCAAATTGATATGATTAAGAAGAGAATTGAAGAAAAGTATGGCAGCTATGTAGAGTGTCATCCCAATCTTCATTTTCTAGATGTTGTTCCTAATAACTGTTCAAAAGGAACAGGTGTGAACTATCTAAAAGAAAACACAAATGCGACAACTTATACGATAGGTGATTCATGGAATGATTTATCGATGATTGAAGCAGGAGATCATGGCTGCACATTTGATTATGCACATGATGCTATTCAAAAAAAGGCTGATCATGTCTATAGTTATGTCTATGAAATGATCGATGATATACTAGGGGGTAAAATATAA